The DNA region TGTAGTGCGCGCTGCGGCATACTACATGATGAATTGCGCTTGTGAAAATTAGACTAATTACGTCGTACTGCGACCCCATGACGCATTGCGGTCACGTCGGGGAACGGGATGTTCTCAAAAAACTATTGGATTGTTCCAGTTAAATATAAAAACTTGTACACATAATCTTCATTGCGCTGCTATGGGGCTTTGGTTTTCTGAGACGCCGAGACGATTCCGGTCCCTTGCCTATACTTGGTCTTCTATAACAAAAGTCATGACAAGAGGGCTGCGCCATGGACCACCTCGTACTCACTGTTTTCGCTCCGGACAAGCCAGGGCAGGTCGAGCGCATTGCCCAATGCATCGCCGAGCATGGCGGCAACTGGCTGGAGAGCCGCATGTCACGCATGGCCGGGCAGTTCGCCGGGATTCTTCGTGTGGGCGTGCCGGCCGAGGCCTACGACGAATTGGTCGATGCCCTACAGGCGTTGTCCGCCCATGGCATTCGCGTGCTGATTGCCGAAAGCGGCATCGAGCAATCCTGCACCTGGAAACCGATAGCCATGGAATTGGTGGGCAATGACCGCCCGGGGATCGTACGCGACATCACGCGTCTGCTGAGTGAGCAGGGGGTGAACCTGGAGCGTCTGGTGACCGAAGTACGTCCGGCGCCGATGAGCAGCGAGCCTTTGTTTCACGCGGAAGCAATTCTGGCAGTGCCGCTGACGTTGTCCCTGGACGTGCTGCAATCGCGGCTGGAAACCCTGGCGGATGATTTGATGGTCGAATTGGTGCTGCGCAGTGAACCCTGAGCAGGTTATCCAAGTTATACGTGCACCTGCCTGTGGATAACCTGTAGAGACAGCCCGCCAGGCCACGTCGTTCGGGGTTCTTCAGGATTTGATCAAAAAATCAGCAGTTTCAGGGACTTGCGCACAAACGCCGGGGATCACGTTGTGGATAACCTTGGGAAGGATTGATGCAGGCCACGGTAGCCGTAGCCTGCAGAGGTTTGTGCGTTTTTTGATCAGCTGCGGCGACGCAGACTTATCCACGCGTCGATGCTGTAAACCGCCAGGCCCGCCCAGATAAAGATGAACGCTACCAGTGTGCTCGACGACAAATGTTCGCCAAACAGCAGAACGGCCTGCAACAGCACCAGCGTTGGCGCCAGGTACTGGAGGAATCCCAGCGTGGTGTAGGGCAAATGCCGTGCAGCGGCGTTGAAACACACCAGCGGCACCAGCGTCACCGGACCGGCGGCCACCAGCCACCAGGCTTCGGATGTGGTCCAGAACTCGGGCTGAGCGCTTGTGGCCGTCTGATTGAAAAGCAGCCAGGCAATGGCAATCGGCACCAGCATCCAGGTTTCCACCACCAGACCCGGCAGCGCCTTGACCGGTGCCTGCTTACGGATCAGTCCGTAGAAACCGAAGGTCAGCGCCAACACCAATGACACCCACGGCAGACTGCCGACTTGCCAGACCTGTTGCGCGACGCCGACCGCCGCCAGGCCAACCGCCAGCCATTGCATGCGCCGTAGCCGTTCGCCAAGGATCAGCATGCCCAACAGCACGTTCACCAGCGGGTTGATGTAGTAACCGAGACTGGCTTCGAGCATGCGCCCGTTGTTCACCGACCAAACGTAGGTCAGCCAGTTGGCTGCGATCAGCGTGCCGCTCAGGGCCAGGATCGCCAGGCGTTTCGGGTTGTCACGCAACTCGCGCCACCAGCCCGGATGTTTCCACACCATCAGCAGCAAGGCGCCGAACAGCGCGGACCAGAGCACTCGGTGGATGATGATCTCCACGGCGGGCACGCTGGCGATGGCTTTGAAGTAGAGCGGGAAAAGTCCCCAGATGATGTAGGCACTCAGGCCCAGGATGTACCCGCGACGCGGGTTGGCGGCTTGCATGCAGAATCCTTGCTTAGGCAGCTAACAAAGAGGGGATTGTAAGGAGATTTGCAGGAATGGTCGCGGACCAATGTGGGAGCAACTGTCATGGTTGTTTTTATTTTGGAGCTTTTTCAAAAGACAACCGGGTTCCCACAGTTTCAACCCGTGTGATTCTCTACAACCGCAGCCTGTTTAGGCTGCGCGTTCTTTCCATTCAGCTTTGTCTCGGATCATGGCGTTCAAGCGGACCAACAGCACTCGCATGCAGGCAATAAGCGCTACCTTTGCGCATTTGCCCTTCAGGCGCAGTGCTTCATACCGAGCCTTAAACTCAGGTTGCCGCTGGATCACCACCCAACACGCCATGTACATGGCACGACGCGCAGCGAACCTGCCGCCGCTAATGTGGCGCGGACCTTCATGTTGGCCACTNTCGTCGTTGTAAGGGGCTATGCCTGCCAGTGCTGCAATCTCATGCCGGCCAACCTCTCCCAGTTCAGGCAGATAAGCCATTAAGCTAGCCGCCGTCACGAGACCGATTCCTTTAACTGCGCACAAACGGGCAGCTTTATCACGGTNCAGGTCTTTAGCACTTTGACGGATCAGCTTTTCTATCGACTTTATGGCTTGGCCTAAATAGTCGATGTGGCTCTGCAACAAGGGTTTAACCAAGTCCGNAGAGGCAGTTTTGATGCGTCGCACATCGTCACTTTGCTGCTGAACAAAGTTTTCGCGCTGCTGTACCAGGGCACGTAAGTTAGCCTGTTCAGAGCTTATGACTCGGCTATCGGAGTCCTTTATGACCGCTGCAAACTCGGCAAGAAGCCGTGCATCTATCGGGTCGGTTTTGGCGCGATAGCCCATCGCTTTGGCAAAGTCCTTGGCCCGGCGAGGATTGATCCGCAAGACTTCGAAGCCCGCGGNTTGAAGCGCTTTCATGGCTTCTCGCTCGTAACCACCGGTGGCTTCCAGCAATACACGANGGACGCTGTAGAGCTTTAGNCAAACAATCAGNGCAACGAAACCACCGGCAGTGTTGGGGTGNCTTGCGCCAACGTCTTGCGGGTTGATCCGGATTTCAAGATTGTCTTTGGAAACATCGATGCCTGCGCAGGAAAACATAACCAAATCCTCTTACACTCAAAGGTGAGAGCACTCTGGCTGGGCACCACGCTTGTACTGTTCGAGGTAGGCTCGTTCAACTGTCCGGGCTCAATAACCAGAGTAGAGAGGTGAATGGCAGCATGAGCTCCCACACGTGCTTCAGGCACTCCGGGCATTCAGCTTGCCACTCACCGCTCTCATCCTCATCCTAATCCCTGCGCAAGACACAAGCGGGCTTGTTCGCGAAAGCGGTTGAACATTCAACATTGATGTCGACTGCCAGACCGCCTTCGCGAGCAAGCCCGCTCCCACAGGGGATCTGTGTTCGTCAGAAGAGCTTCAATGGCTCTTCGTTGAGCGCGGCCAACTGTTCACGCAACGCCAACACTTGGTCGCCCCAATACCGCTCCGTACCGAACCACGGAAAACTGTGCGGGAACGCCGGGTCGTCCCAGCGGCGGGCGAGCCAGGCGCTGTAGTGCATCAGGCGCAAGGCGCGCAGCGGTTCGATCAACGCCAGTTCCCGCGGATCGAAGTCGTGGAACTCGCTGTAGCCGTCCATCAATTCCGACAACTGACCCAGACATTCCTGACGATCACCCGCCAGCATCATCCAGATGTCCTGCACCGCCGGGCCCATGCGGCAGTCGTCCAGGTCGACGATGTGGAACATCTCGTCGCGGCACATCATGTTGCCGGGATGGCAGTCGCCGTGCATGCGGATGTTCTTGTGCGGCGTAACGTTGTAGACCTCTTCCACACGCTTGAGCAGGTCGCGGGCCACGGACTCGTAGGCCGGCAGCAGGCTTTTGGGTACGAAATTGCCTTCGAGCAATGTCGTCAGCGAGTCATGACCGAAGTTCTTCACGCCCAGCGCTTCACGGTGTTCGAACGGTTTTGTAGTGCCGACGGCGTGCAGGCGACCGAGCAGTTGCCCCAGGCGATACAGCTGATCGAGATTGCCCGGCTCCGGCGCACGGCCGCCACGGCGGGGGAACAGGGTGAAGCGGAAACCGTTGTGTTCGTGCAGGCTGGCACCGTTGTGAATCATCGGCGCGACCACCGGCACGTCGCACTCGGCGAGTTCGAAGGTGAATTGGTGCTCTTCGAGAATTGCTTCGTTGGTCCAGCGCTGCGGACGGTAGAACTTGGCGATCAGCGGTTCGGAGTCTTCGATACCGACCTGATAGACACGGTTCTCGTAGCTGTTGAGCGCCAGAATGCGCGCGTCGCTGAGAAAGCCGATGCTTTCGACGGCATCGAGCACGAGGTCTGGGGTGAGGGTTGCAAACGGGTGGGCCATGCTGACTCCTGCGCGCGGCAGGCTGCCGCGTCCGGCCAAGCATGGTAGCGCAGACGGGGCTTCTTTAGGGGGTGGGCTTGAGGTAAGTGTTGTCTGGGCTGACGCATTCGCGAGCAAGCCCGCTCCCACATTTAACCGAGTTCTCCCAGAAGAATACGGTCGAATGTGGGAGCGGGCTTGCTCGCGAAGAGGCCCGATCAGGCGCCGACGACCCCGCCATCTTCACGGGAAATTGCCATCACCGAAGACCGCGGTTTGCCATTCGGCAGATGCTCAGGGAACGTCGACCCGCCGTTCTCCCCCGGATGCTGAATCCCGACAAACAAGGTCTTCTGATCCGGCGAGAAGCTGATCCCCGTCACCTCGCAGCCCACTGGCCCGACCATGAAACGACGAATCTCCCCGGTTACCGGGTCGGCACACAGCATCTGATTGTTGCCCATGCCCGCGAAATCACCGGCATTGCTCGAATCGCCATCGGTGAGAATCCACAACCGCCCAGCCTTGTCGAAACCCAAGCCGTCCGGGCTGTTGAACATGTTTTGCGGTGTGATGTTCGACGAACCGCCCTTCGGCGTGCCCGCGTGGACGCCCGGATTGCCGGCGACCACGAACAGGTCCCAGGCAAAGCTTTTCGAGCCGTGATCGTCCCGGTCAGTGCGCCAGCGCAGAATCTGCCCGTAGACGTTTTTCTCGCGCGGGTTCGGTCCGCCCACCGGCTGGCCATCCTCGCCACGCTTGGCGTTGTTGGTCAGCGTGCAATAGACCTGGCCATCCTTGGGGCTGACGACGATCCATTCCGGGCGGTCCATGCGCGTGGCCTTCACCACACTTGCGGCGAGGCGGGCGTGAATCAACACTTCGGCCTGATCGGCGAAACCGCTGCTGGCGTCGATGCCGTTTTTACCGTGGGTCAGTTCGATCCATTCGCCTTGGCCTTTCGGATGATCGGCATTGCCGTCGCCCGCGTCGAAGCGCGCCACGTACAAGGTGCCGTGGTCCAGCAGGTCGCGGTTGGCCTTGGGGTTCTTGTGGTTGATCTTGTCGCGACTGACGAATTTGTAGATGAACTCGCCGCGCTCATCATCGCCCATGTACACCACGGCGTGACCATCACTGGTTTCGGCCAGGGCGGCGTTTTCATGTTTGAAGCGGCCCAACGCGGTGCGTTTGACTGGCGTCGATTGCGGGTCGAACGGGTCGATTTCCACGACCCAACCGTGACGGTTGAGCTCGTTGGGGTTTTTCGCCAGGTCGAAGCGCTCGTCGTGTGGGTGCCAGTTGATCTCTTTGCTGGCCGCCACTGCGCCGTAGCGTTTCTGCGCGGCGTCGAATTTTTGCTCGGCATTGCTGCTGCCGAAGCAGTCAGTGAAGTTTTCTTCGCAGGTCAGATACGTGCCCCACGGCGTCTTGCCGTTGGCGCAGTTCTGGAAGGTGCCAAGGACGTTCTTGCCGTGAGGGTCGGCACTGGTTTTCAGCAGCGCGTGGCCGGCGGCCGGACCGCTCAGGTTGATCGGCGCGTTGCCGTGAATGCGCCGGTTGTAGCGCGAGCCCTGGACGAAATCCCACTGGCCGTTCTTGCGCTGCACTTCGATCACCGACACGCCTTCACAGGCCAATGCCTTGCGCACGTCAGCAGCCGATTGCGGCATGCCGCCGTGGGCGTAGAGGTAGCGATAGTTGGTGTATTCGTTGTTGATCGCCATCAGCGCCCGGTTGTGGTCACCGGGGAATTCGAACAGGCTCATGCCGTCGTTGTTGTCGCCGAACTGGGCTTCCTGATGTTCAGCTGTGCCGTTACCGCTCGGGTCGAATGCCGGGCCGTTCTTCTGCAGGGGTTGGCCCCAACTGATCAATACCGAAGATTTATAGCCTGGCGGTAGAGTAATGGCGTCGCTGGTGGCGGCGGGAATACTGTCAAAACCCAACAGGTTGCTGGAGCCGGCGTTGACGCTGGCGGCCAGCACGCTGCGGCTCAGCAGGTTGCCGCCCATGAACATCGCTGCACCGCAAAGGGCGCCGGCGCTGATGAAGCCACGACGGCTGAGGCCGACCATGTTCTCGAGGTCGGTGGATTGGTTGTCTTCTAATAGGCTCACATCAGGCTCCCTGCGGGTTTTTGCAGTCACCTTAATGAGCGTTAATGACACTTGTGTTTCAAAGCGGTGTACCGAGTAAAACGTTGGATGGCGCGAACTGCACCAGCACCGGTTTGTCCGTCGTCAAACCGAGGGTTCTCAAGTGCAGCGGTTCGGCCAGCGCGCAGAGTGTCTGGCCGTTGGGCAGGCCGATTCGAACTTCACTGGGACCGTCCTCGGCGTCGAGAATTTCCTCGATGATGCCCTTCAGGCAATTATTGCCGGGTGTTGCCACTTGATCGATGCCCAGCAACTCCAGCCAACCGGCCTTGATCAGTGCGACCACTTCGGTGCCGATTTCGAGTTCCAGACGCAGGGTGCTGTCGTGAGTGATCTGCGCATCGATGCTCAAGCCTTCGGCCAGCTCGAGACGAATTCGGTCGTTGTGCCCTTGGGTATCAATCGCCACAACCTTGCCATGCAGTTGATTGCGCGCGCTGGTTCTGAGCATCAGTCGGCCGAGCAGGTCGAGATCGCTGGCATCTTCGGCGGCTTCCAGCACCTGAGCCTGCAAGGCTTGCAGCTTTTGATACAGGCGCAATACGCGCTCGCCTTCTCTGGAGAGTTTGGCACCGCCGCCGCCCTTGCCGCCGACACTGCGCTCCACCAACGGTTTTTGCGCGAGGTTGTTCAGCTCATCGATGGCGTCCCAGGCTGCTTTGTAACTCAGCCCCGCGCTTTTCGCGGCGCGGGTAATCGAGCCTTGTTCGGCGATGTGTTGCAGCAACGCGATGCGCTGCGGACGACGGACAATGTGATGGGACAACAACGTAGGCAAGGACATGGCAAGACGCTTTGGGCTGTGGCGATGGGAAAGACGTTGGCGGCTTGGGGCTCGGGAGTCAAGTCAGGTGTAACACTGTCCACTGTGGGAGCGGGCTTGCTCGCGAAGGTGCCAGTTCAGTCGACACCTCTGTTGAATGTCAGTCCGTCTTCGTCGGAACGCCGCCCGGAGCAAGCCCGCTCCCACAGGT from Pseudomonas sp. ACM7 includes:
- a CDS encoding glycine cleavage system protein R — translated: MDHLVLTVFAPDKPGQVERIAQCIAEHGGNWLESRMSRMAGQFAGILRVGVPAEAYDELVDALQALSAHGIRVLIAESGIEQSCTWKPIAMELVGNDRPGIVRDITRLLSEQGVNLERLVTEVRPAPMSSEPLFHAEAILAVPLTLSLDVLQSRLETLADDLMVELVLRSEP
- the rarD gene encoding EamA family transporter RarD, yielding MQAANPRRGYILGLSAYIIWGLFPLYFKAIASVPAVEIIIHRVLWSALFGALLLMVWKHPGWWRELRDNPKRLAILALSGTLIAANWLTYVWSVNNGRMLEASLGYYINPLVNVLLGMLILGERLRRMQWLAVGLAAVGVAQQVWQVGSLPWVSLVLALTFGFYGLIRKQAPVKALPGLVVETWMLVPIAIAWLLFNQTATSAQPEFWTTSEAWWLVAAGPVTLVPLVCFNAAARHLPYTTLGFLQYLAPTLVLLQAVLLFGEHLSSSTLVAFIFIWAGLAVYSIDAWISLRRRS
- a CDS encoding serine/threonine protein kinase, with the protein product MAHPFATLTPDLVLDAVESIGFLSDARILALNSYENRVYQVGIEDSEPLIAKFYRPQRWTNEAILEEHQFTFELAECDVPVVAPMIHNGASLHEHNGFRFTLFPRRGGRAPEPGNLDQLYRLGQLLGRLHAVGTTKPFEHREALGVKNFGHDSLTTLLEGNFVPKSLLPAYESVARDLLKRVEEVYNVTPHKNIRMHGDCHPGNMMCRDEMFHIVDLDDCRMGPAVQDIWMMLAGDRQECLGQLSELMDGYSEFHDFDPRELALIEPLRALRLMHYSAWLARRWDDPAFPHSFPWFGTERYWGDQVLALREQLAALNEEPLKLF
- a CDS encoding TOBE domain-containing protein, with amino-acid sequence MSLPTLLSHHIVRRPQRIALLQHIAEQGSITRAAKSAGLSYKAAWDAIDELNNLAQKPLVERSVGGKGGGGAKLSREGERVLRLYQKLQALQAQVLEAAEDASDLDLLGRLMLRTSARNQLHGKVVAIDTQGHNDRIRLELAEGLSIDAQITHDSTLRLELEIGTEVVALIKAGWLELLGIDQVATPGNNCLKGIIEEILDAEDGPSEVRIGLPNGQTLCALAEPLHLRTLGLTTDKPVLVQFAPSNVLLGTPL
- a CDS encoding PhoX family phosphatase, with amino-acid sequence MSLLEDNQSTDLENMVGLSRRGFISAGALCGAAMFMGGNLLSRSVLAASVNAGSSNLLGFDSIPAATSDAITLPPGYKSSVLISWGQPLQKNGPAFDPSGNGTAEHQEAQFGDNNDGMSLFEFPGDHNRALMAINNEYTNYRYLYAHGGMPQSAADVRKALACEGVSVIEVQRKNGQWDFVQGSRYNRRIHGNAPINLSGPAAGHALLKTSADPHGKNVLGTFQNCANGKTPWGTYLTCEENFTDCFGSSNAEQKFDAAQKRYGAVAASKEINWHPHDERFDLAKNPNELNRHGWVVEIDPFDPQSTPVKRTALGRFKHENAALAETSDGHAVVYMGDDERGEFIYKFVSRDKINHKNPKANRDLLDHGTLYVARFDAGDGNADHPKGQGEWIELTHGKNGIDASSGFADQAEVLIHARLAASVVKATRMDRPEWIVVSPKDGQVYCTLTNNAKRGEDGQPVGGPNPREKNVYGQILRWRTDRDDHGSKSFAWDLFVVAGNPGVHAGTPKGGSSNITPQNMFNSPDGLGFDKAGRLWILTDGDSSNAGDFAGMGNNQMLCADPVTGEIRRFMVGPVGCEVTGISFSPDQKTLFVGIQHPGENGGSTFPEHLPNGKPRSSVMAISREDGGVVGA
- a CDS encoding transposase encodes the protein MFSCAGIDVSKDNLEIRINPQDVGAXHPNTAGGFVALIVXLKLYSVXRVLLEATGGYEREAMKALQXAGFEVLRINPRRAKDFAKAMGYRAKTDPIDARLLAEFAAVIKDSDSRVISSEQANLRALVQQRENFVQQQSDDVRRIKTASXDLVKPLLQSHIDYLGQAIKSIEKLIRQSAKDLXRDKAARLCAVKGIGLVTAASLMAYLPELGEVGRHEIAALAGIAPYNDXSGQHEGPRHISGGRFAARRAMYMACWVVIQRQPEFKARYEALRLKGKCAKVALIACMRVLLVRLNAMIRDKAEWKERAA